In Deltaproteobacteria bacterium, the DNA window GCTTTGCGCTCTTCGCGACGGCGAGCGTGATCTCCTTCTCGACGAGGCCGCGCGGGCCCATCGTGCCGGGGTCGTCACCGCCGTGACCGGGGTCGAGCACGACGAGCAGCCTGCGCTCGGGCGCCGGCGGCGCGGGCGACATCGCGGCGACGTCCGGCAGCGCGGACTCCGCCTCGCGGCGCTCCTCGCGCCCGCCGAACACGTCGATCACGAGCCGGTCGGGGCCCGCGAGCGCGAACATGCGGTGGCGCTCGTAACGAGCGAGGTCGATCACCGCGCGGGCCGCCTCACTCTCGAACTGGCCGAGGCGAACGGCCGTGAGAAGGCCATCGACCACGGGCTGTGGCGTGTCCCAGTCGTGACCGACCCACACGTTGGGCAAATCGACGTAGAGCCGATCCGAGCGTCCGGCTGCGGGATCCGCGGCGAGTCGCTGCAGCTCGCCCGCTGCCACGGGTCCTGACAACTCGATCACCACGCGCGTGTACTCGTCGTACGACCAGTGCCGCACGCTGCGCACCTTCACGCGGTCCGCGTGGTCGTCAGCCTGCGCGAAGCTGGCCGTGCTCGCGAGGGCGAGCAGCGCCGCCGCGACTGCCGCGGACGCGCGCATCACTTCGCTTCGCCTTCGAGCCGGCGCCGCCAGCGATCGAGTAGCGCGAGCGCAGCGAGCGGCGTGGTGCGATTCGCGTCGCTCGCGCGCAGCTCGGCAAGCACCGCGTCTTCGTTCGCATCGCGCGGTGACGGCGGCGCGAACAGCGAGAGCTGCGGAGACGCGGGCGCAGTGTCGGGCGCGGCGAGGCGCGGGCGGCCGCGCGCATCGAGCTCGCCCGCTTCGAGCTGCGCGAGCAGCTGGCGGGCGCGCGTGATGACGGACGCCGGCAGGCCCGCGAGCTTCGCGACCTCGATCCCGTACGAGCGGCTCGCGGGGCCATCGACGAGGCGCCGCAGGAACACGGCCTCGCCGTTCACCTCGCGCGCCTCGAAGTGCGCGTTCGCAACGGCGGCCTTCGCGAGCGCGAGATCGGCGAGCTCGTGGTAGT includes these proteins:
- a CDS encoding N-acetylmuramoyl-L-alanine amidase, yielding MRASAAVAAALLALASTASFAQADDHADRVKVRSVRHWSYDEYTRVVIELSGPVAAGELQRLAADPAAGRSDRLYVDLPNVWVGHDWDTPQPVVDGLLTAVRLGQFESEAARAVIDLARYERHRMFALAGPDRLVIDVFGGREERREAESALPDVAAMSPAPPAPERRLLVVLDPGHGGDDPGTMGPRGLVEKEITLAVAKSAKQRLEARGFDVLMTRDRDRTLSLEERTAFAEGARGDVFVSIHVNAAPRPKLQGIETYYLDVNHERHALRVAARESGVEPAQLDALQRALAGFKVNEVGSRSASLARAIHGEVVGGVRQAYGEANDLGVKRGPFHVLFLSDAPAVLVEIGFVTNSQEARRLRTKLYREVIAEQIARGLARYRKERSTALAGIAR